The segment ATAACTTGTCAAACCGGAGGGGATAAGCAGGAGAGTTTCAATGAACTATTTCGATCAGATCAGTTTCGGTTCAGACGAAAGCATTATGAATTTGTTAGATAATCGTCGCAGTGCGCTACTGACGGATATTCAGAAACAAATCATGTTTAAACGACACGTTGAAATCGTCAACCTTGAGCTCTCATACAGTTGTAACCGGAAGTGCGATTATTGCCCGGTAAGTTTTTCGAATCGTCAGTCAGTGCAACGCTTCATGGACCAGACTTTATTAGAAAAGATCTGTCATGAACTGGCGGCAGTTCGTTATGAGAATCGCATCTCGTTAAATCTTTATAACGAACCGTTAATGGACCTGGCACTGGAAAGCAAAATTGCTTTGATAAAACGCACGTTACCCTATACCCATGTGGCATTTAACAGTAATGGGGATTATCTGGACAGCGAACGCTTGGCTACCTTAGCTGAAAGTGGACTGGATGCCATATGTGTGACGTTACATCCCAATGCGAACGTCATACAAAGTGCATCCTCCATTTGTCGGCGAGTGCATAAAATTGTCGAGCGATTGGGTTGCGAACACTTGTTTGCCGATTTCAGTGTAGATGATGTGACGCAGTCAACGAACATTGAGTTCAGCCTGCGGGGCGTAAAAATTAAGGTTCAATGGCCAGACTGGCGCAAAAGCGGCACAAATCGCGCGGGATTATTAACAGAACATGTTGCGAGCAGTGCGATTCGTACGCAGCCCTGTGTGAAGCCATTTAGAGAATTCACTATTTTCTATGACGGTACGGTTCAACCTTGCTGCGAAAGTTTTCTTGATGACAAGACTAATCTTGCTTCAGCAGGGAGTTTACAGACGTTGTCAATCTATGACATCTATGCTGGGAAAATGCTAAGTAATTTCCGTAAAGGGTTATTTGATTTTGGCCTGAAAAAAGGAATTTGTGCTTCTTGTACTGTTGCGGACTATAGCCGTGAAGAAGATGATGCTGAACGCAAGCGTATATTACAGGCGTTATAAATCAAGGCATTTCCGGGCATTTTATCAAAGAGAAAAGACATGAGAGACATTGAAGATTTTATTACTGGTGAAAGTCGCTATTTCGAACCCATGCTGATGCGTGCAACTCAATCGACAGCAGCGCAGCGGGAACAATGGCGTACGGAGACGATTCGGGAACGCCAGGAGCGTATTTCACTTGAAGTCTTTGAACAGTTAGAGGGCCATGTTAAATACGGTCCTTTTACTGGCATGAAACTCGATCGTAATACCTGGTGGGGTAAGCTTGATCTTGCGTCACAATGTCTGGGTTTATATGAAAAAGAGATTCTTGATATTGTCGGAGAAATAAATCCCGATCAGTACAGCCGATTTATCGATATTGGTGCTGCTGATGGATATTATGCTATTGGGATGCTGCTTTCCGGTAAATTTAACAAGACATCTTGCTTTGAAATAACGGAAAAAGGGCGCGAAGTCATCGCCAAAAATTGGCAAAACAATGGTTCACCCGGTGAATTGCATATTTTTGGTGAGGCGACTGAGAAGAGTCTCGCCGCGCTATCTGCGGAGGAAAGGAACAACGCGTTTGTACTGGTGGATATTGAAGGGTTTGAGTTTGAATTGTTGAGCGAAAAAACACTTTCGTTGCTGCAATCCTGTACTGTTATCATTGAAATTCATCATTGGGTTGATGATTTTTTGCCACGTTATACAAGGTTATTGCGCACAGCAAGTCAGTTATTTGACCTCGAGCTGCTTAAACCTGTCGAGCGTGCCACACTCCATCTGGCTGAGCTGCGTGATTTAACCGACGACAACCGTTTACTACTGACTTCCGAGCGACGTCCGGGTGTTATGCGTTTCTTAAAACTTTCGCCAAAATCACCGGCCATGTGACATTCAGCAGCGCCTGATTGCTGACCAAAACGGTATGAATAGGCGGCGATTCACGGTGTTGCTCGACGGATTGAATCCAGAGAGGCTCTTTATCATGAGGAATACTCGTCTTTCTGCGCCTGACAAAGAGTGCTGGCGCAACGTATTCCAGCGAAGGGCCTCTGATGAATCACTCTCCACTTGTCAGCATTATTATCACTGCACACGTTCCCGTCTGGCTGGAGGGATCGCTTAAAAGCGCCCTGGCACAGGACTATCCGCATTGTGAGATTCTGGTCTCCGATACCAGTGGCAAACAGTTTATTGGTCAACGGTTACAACCTTATCTCAATCAGCCAGGACATACCGTCAGGCACTTAATCTTTCCAGCTGGGTACTCAACAGCACTGGCTGAAGCGATCCATTCGGCACAAGGCAAATACATTAAGTTGCTGAGTTTTGCCGATCAATTGGCACCTCAATGTGTTTCAACGATGGTCCAGGTGTTAGAAAGCCTGCCTCAGGCGGTGTTGGCTGTCTCCAAACGTAAGCGACTTGATGCAGGCGGTGAGGATGTGGCGGATACGTTATCCACAGCGGCATTTTTGCCACAACCGGGGCTGGTAAAGGGTACCGACCTGCTGCGTTATCAATGTCGTCTCAGCTACAACCTGATCGGTGACCTCAGTGCGACCTTAATCAGGCGGGAGTGCCTGTTGGCACTGATGCCAGAACCAGAGGCGCTGTTCACCCTTGAGAATGAAACATTAGCACCAGCAGGTGCACTGGTTTTGTATAGCAAATTGTTAGCACAAGGTGATGCGGTTTGGTTCCCGACCCCACTCTGTGCAGTACGCGTTTCTGATGTCCATCCTCAACCTCATCAGATCGAGGATGACGAGCCGGCTCGGACGTCGCGAGAGAGAGTGATTCAGTTTTTGCGGCAAGCATCCTGGCAGAGCAGCGCAAAAGGGCCATCAGAGCTCATCTCTGTTGCGCCCTTATCACAGCCAGCGGCATTTACGCAGCATAATGTCAGGCAGTTGCAATATCATGCACTCAGTCTCAGTACGCTTTTTCACTGGAATGCGGTTCGGAGTCTGAAGCCAGTTCACCAGGCGGCGCTGCAACAGTTGAGCGATCGTTCACCACAGCCTGCGAGCCTTGCGATCATCATTATCGTCACGCCTGAAAATGTAGAGCAGCTGAATGACACGTTAACATCCCTGAGTGATTTTTCTTCGCCATTATTGGTACTTACCCCTTTATTGGTCGGTGAGGTAACTGACAATACGCAGGGAGCCCCAGCCTGGCCTGCATCAGCTGAATCCCGACTTGCGATAATTAACCAGCTTATTGCTGAACAGACGTACACTTGGTTGATGTGTGTTGAGGCCGGAACACGTTTTAATCTCTCCGGGCTAATGGCGTTGTCTACCACTTTGCCATCACGGGATGACGTGTTGGCGCTGTATGCAGATGAGTATTTCTATATTGAACAGCAACCCGCAGGTCTGGCATTCCGCCCGGATTTCAATCTGGATATGTTGCTCAGTTCACCGAAGTCCATGGCACGACACTGGCTATTTCGTCGTGAACTGTTACTCGCAGCAGAGGGGTTTGACATCAATTTTAACCAGTCAGCTGAACTGGATCTGATCGTCAAACTGATTGAATCGCAGGGGTTGAATGTTGTCGGTCACCTCGCGGAACCACTTCTGACAGCTCATCTTCGACCACGAGATATTGCGCAGGATGCACAGATTATCCAGCGTCATCTGCACAACCGTGGTTATGCAGAGGCGGAAATTGCGCTTGATGGCTACTACAACTATCGGCTGCGCTATAACCATGCTGATCAACCCAAGGTTTCCATAATCATTCTGGCCGGGGAAAGCCTGGCGGCGTTGATCACCTGTGTCACAACATTGATGGAGAAGACACGTTATCAGCATTACGAGTTGATGATCGTGGCTGACAATCAGCGTAGCCAGGAGCGCGATAACTGGCTTGAGGCGATTGCAACCGTTGATGTAGAGCGTATCCGCGTCGTGCGTTACGACGGTGAATGGCATCAGGGCGCAATGGCGAATCTGGCAGCAGAACATGCACAGGGCGAATACCTGATGTTTCTGCACAGTGAGCTAGCCATTACGGATGGCGAGTGGCTGGCGAATTTGCTCAATCACGCGCAACGCCCGGAAGTGGCGATTGTGGGAGGCAAGCAACTGTCGGCGGATAATAAAGTGCGCCATGCGGGCTTTGTCCTTGGTGTTAATGGCATCGCTGGCGATGTATTTCGCGGCCAGGACGATAAGGCTCCGTCTGCGCTTGGACGCCTACATCTCGATCAAAACTACAGTGCCGTATCAGGCGACTTTATGCTGGTTCGTTTTACGGTGTTTGCCGCTCTGAATGGTTTCGATGAAACCCTGACGCTATTCACTGACGTTGATCTTTGCCTGCGCGCCCGAAATCAAGGCTACCTGACAGTGTGGACGCCCTATGCCCGTGTATTGCGGGCGGCAGATCGAAAACGTCCGTTTGCGGGCGTGTCGATCCAGGCTGCGGCGCGACTCAAGCAACAGGAAGAGGATTTGCTGTTGCAGCGCTGGTTACCGTTAGTTGGACGCGACCCAGCGTATAACACCAACCTGTCGCAACGTGGTCGACATTTTGATATCAGCAATGACAGTGAAATGTGCTGGCAGCCAGTGAGAAGTGCGGGTTTACCACAGCTGTTACTCCATCACTCAGATACGGCGGGTTGCGGTCACTATCGTATGCTGCAACCCTTGCACGCGATGCAAATGGAAGGCAAGGCACAGGGTAATGCCTCTCTCTCATTGCTTAACCTGAGTGAGGTGGCACAGTATCGTCCAGACAGTTTGATTATCCAGCGCCGGTATGCACCTGCCTTTCATACCTGGATTGAGCGTGCCGGTAAGATTCCCGAAATGTTCAAAGTGTTTGAGCTGGATGACTATATTCTTAATTTGCCCATGAAACACTACAACCGCGCCAATTTCCGGCAGGAAGTATCGGGGCATTTACGTAAAAGCCTGAGCTATTTTGACCGCTTCGTGGTGTCGACACAGCCACTAGCAGAGGCCCTGTCGTCTTTCCACCCTGATATTCAGGTGGTGCTTAACCGTTTGCCGGTTAACTGGTGGGGAGGGCTACACAGTCTACGTGGGCAAGGGCGTAAACCCCGTGTCGGCTGGGCTGGTGGCTCCAGTCATCAGGGGGACCTGGAAATGATAGCGGATGTGGTCAAAGCGCTTGCCAACGAAGTGGAATGGGTGTTCATGGGGATGTGCCCGGAGAAACTGCGCCCTTACGTGCATGAACATCATTCAGGCGTGGACATCAGCCTTTATCCGGCCACGCTGGCTGCACTGAATCTGGATCTGGCTCTGGCACCGGTAGAGGATAATATCTTCAACGATTGCAAAAGCAATCTGCGCTTGATGGAGTATGGCGCTTGTGGCATCCCGGTGGTGTGCAGCGATGTCCAATGTTATCGCCACACTAACTTACCGGTGACTCGCGTGAAAAATCGCTTCAAAGATTGGGTCGATGCGATCCGTATGCATCTTAATGACCTGAATGAAAGTGAACGAACCGGTCTCGCCCTCCAGCGGCAGGTGCGTGAAGAGTGGATGCTCAAAGGCACCCATGTTGATAACTGGCTCAAAGCCTGGAGCGCCTGATTACTGTGGCACGCAGGCTGGGTATCCCATCCAGCCTGTTTCCTTTGATATGAAAAATGCCGCGTTTTTGCCCTCTGTTTTGGGGATTGGTTGTCACCTGTCATGGCTACTATAGAGAAAATTTGCCCGGCAACACTTGCCGCTCAATATACGCGTAACCATGATGACGACTATTCAGGACGAAAATTTCCCTTATTTCATTATCGCGCCAGATTACCGCGACTCTTCTGCTGGCGTGCAGGTTATGCATCGCTTGTGCCATCTGTTAAATGAAAGTGGCAGACGCGCATGGATGGTGAATTGTAAGGTCAATCCAGAATGGAATACCCCGGCGGTGACCGGGAAAGAGTTGCGTGACTACCGTTTGCGCGGCGGCCTGTTTATTGCTGTTTATCCAGAAGTTGTCAGCGGGAATCCACATCAGGCTCCGGTCGTGGTGCGATATATGTTGAACCGTGAGTCGGCAATTAATGGCAATACATTACAAGACAAGGTGGGCGACCTCTTTTATTGGTATCGACCGGAGTTCGCTGCAAAGCACCACCACGCCAATATTCTCAATATTGAGTGTTATGACCTTGACCTGTTTTGTGATGAGCAGCGTAAACGTAATCGTGATGTGCTGTACCTGAATCGAGTTCCAGAATCTGCCGTTGACTTCGCGTCATTGCCTGCGGATATACAGATTCTCTCCATGCGTAATCCGTTATCGTTGCCACAACTCGCCGAAATACTCAAAACTACCCGTACGTTATACACCTATGAATCCTCGGGAACAGGATTGCTAGCCGTACTCTGTGGTTGTCCGGTGGTGGCGTTGACGGCCAGGGGCTATGAACAGCATGCGGTAACACCCGCAACGATCAATGATCTAAATGGATTAGGCTATTGTTGGGATGACAAACCTGGGACCCTGGAGAGGGTGCGCAGTAACATCGGAGAAATGCATGATGTGTTACTTGAGCGCCGTAAACAGACTGCGTCACAGCTTGACCATCTGGTGAGCTCTTCACAGCAGGCAGCCAGAGAATTTCAGCAAACGGTTTGGGAAGGACGCCTGGAAAATTGGTTGGTGAACCGAAGTTTGACACCTGCGCTGAAAAGCAAACTGCAATTTACGCAGATGCCTCGTTTGCTTATCACGATTTTTGATGATGCTGAACATCCCGATCGCTTGTCGTTAACGCTTGATACGCTGGCTGAACGTCCTGCTTACGTGGCTGTTGTCATTGTTTCATCGCGTCAGGATGCCGCAAGGCAAGGTGTTGAGGTTGTTGCACTGACGCATTGGCGAGGGTGGTTGGCACGGCAGGTTGCTGAGGATACTTTTGATTGGTTGCAGTGTATTCCTGCTGGTGGTTTTTATAGCGCTGAGTGCTGGCCGGGCCTGGCACATTTCCTTGCGAGTCAGACGCAAGTGCAGGCGGTGTATGCCGACGAGTTATGGCTTGATGCTAACGGTGAGCCGGTTCCACATCTCAAACCGCAATGGGATTGGGATCTGTTCAGTAACGCACCCGAAATCTATCTCAAACGCTGCCTGCTGGCGCGAAGTGCATTCGCTCAATGGCTGGATACAGCCCATTTAACGCAGGCACTGGACGTTAGCGTGCTGCAACAACTTTATCTCCATGCCGGTGTTATGGCTATTCGGCATTATCCCGACCTGATCTGTATTTTGCCGCAGCCGCAAGTGCACACCGAGGAGAGTGATGAGGCTGCTCAGGCGCTAAACGCGTTGACAATCCAACGAGGTTATCCGACGGCCTCCGTAGAGGTACAACCCGGTTTGCCGATGCGTGTTGTGTACCATCATCGAGCGCAACCCTTGGTTTCTTTAATACTGCTGGCGGGCAACAAACTGGCGGCTCTTGAACGTGCAATCACCAGTTTGCTGCAATATAACGCATGGGCAAATACCGAATTGCTGGTGATCAATCATCAACATAGTGATAGCACGATCAATACATGGCTGGAGGGACTTGCAAGCATTGATCCTGCGCGTATCCGGGTGATTAATCTTACTGTCGGCTGGCAGCCTGTAATATTACGCAATCGTGCTTCGCAACACGCCAAAGGCGAGTTTCTTTGCTTTATCGAACCTCACCTGATTTTCTTTAGTGATAACTGGCTTTCTGCGCTGATGAATCACGCTCAACGTCAGGAAGTGGCTGTGGTTGGTCCAAAACTGATCCATACGGAGCAGCATATCCTGTCGGCTGGCATCATTGGTGGTTATCGTGGCCTTGCCGGGCACATTGGTAAGGGCGAACGTTGGGATTCGATGATCGCCGCCGGTTTCCTGCAAAGTGACCGTTATTCTCGCCTGTTAGATGGGCAATGCCTGGTGGTTCGCCAAACATGCTGGCATGAGATGAAGGGACTGGACGAGAGTTATGGCGACATTGCTCTGGCGGAAATCGATTTTTTCCTCAAGGTCGCGCAAGCCGGTTACCTGTCCATCTGGACGCCCCACAGTGTGGTCGCAACTGATGCTGATGCGCGTGGATTTAATCCATCTTCTGTCGAGGCTTCGCATCTTCAGCAGCAATGGGGCAGAAGTCTATTCTGTGACCCTGGCTATCACCCCAGTCATTCTCTGTATGGCGAACCCTTCACGGTTGATGAAAGCGTCAAGCAAATGTGGCCAGCATTCACCCAGGCAAACATCCCACGCGTCGTTTGGGTACAGGGAGATAAAGGCATGCCCGCCAGCGCTTACCTGGGTGAGATACTGAGCGCGATGGCGCAGCAACAACAGATTGCGTTGCTCACATATGATGCCCTCGCGCCTTGGGTGTTGGTGCGCTTACAGCCAGACATGCTGATCATATCGGCGGAGGTAGGCGAACGCCAACTGGGGCATCTTAAGTCGATTACCACCATGACCGGTTGCCAGACGTATTGCTTACCTGAGGCTGGCATCAATCAGCAAGCAGTCCAGGGACTGTTGCATGCCGATTGGCTCGCTGGCTGGCTGGTACGCAACGAAGAATTAAAACTCTGGCTGCAAAAACGTAAGCAAACGGTCTATTCCCTGCCATCGTTGGTGGTCATGCCAAAACTTCAGTTAGGAGTCGCCCCACGCGGCACGAAACTGCGGGTGTTATGTGACACTCTGCAATTAAGTGATGCTGATAAGCGCTTCTTTGCCCCTGTCATCAACGAAACCGCGGGATTTATCGATTGGGTCATTCGTGGCGATGTTCCCGCCGGTTGGTTTGCCGGTGTGAGTGAAATACATCGAACGCACTCTGTGCTAGTGAACGCTGATGACATCATATCCCTGCAAGTCAATCTGGCGGTGCTGTTTCGTCTCAACAATGATGAAAACCGCTTCAAAGATAATTTGCCCCTGCTGCATTACCAGGCGGCTTCGCTTCCGGTGTTGTGCAGTGAGCATATCGCGTTGGCACACGGCGGGTCAGTAGCAGCGGTAAGGAATAAAGACAATGTTTGGATTACTCGCTTACGTGAATGGCATCAGAACGTTGAGTCGGCAGTTGTGTCGCCAGTAACCCGCGAAAACCAGTCAACGACAAACACGCTTGCGACCTTTTGGCAGCAGGCCGGTGTAGATCTCCATTAACCGTGACACATTACTTTGCCCGCAGGGGGCCACGATGAAAAAAATCGCGCCACATTACGACAACAAAAATATTCTGGTGACCAGCCCCTTACTGCCGCCACTGGAGGAGTTTATTCCTTACCTCGAAAATATCTGGCAGAGCAAATACCTGACCAACGGGGGCCCGTATCACCAGGCCCTGGAAGCTGCGCTGGCAGAATACCTGGGTGTGAAACATATCTGCTTGTTTTCTAATGGCACGCTGGCATTGATGACCGCGTTACAGGCGCTGCGTATTGATGGTGAGGTGATCACCACACCATACTCCTTTGTGGCAACCTCACATTCGTTGTTGTGGAACGGCATCAAGCCGGTGTTTGTCGATATTGATCCTCAAACCTGTAACCTCGACCCGGCCAAAATTGAGGCGGCAATTACGCCTAAAACCAGCGCCATCATGCCTGTGCATTGTTACGGCCTGCCGTGTGACACCGATGCGATTCAGCGCATTGCCGATACTTATGGCTTACGCGTGATTTATGACGCGGCACACGCTTTTGCCGTGAAACGTGAAGGGGTCAGCATCCTGAATCATGGTGATTTATCGGTGCTGAGTTTCCATGCCACGAAGGTGTTTAATACCTTCGAAGGCGGTGCGATTATTTGCCCGGATGAGAAGATTAAACGTCGCATTGATTATCTGAAGAACTTCGGTTTTGCTGATGAAACAACGGTCGTAGCGGCGGGCATCAATGGCAAAATGAGCGAATTCCAGGCGGCATTTGGTATGTTGCAGCTAAAGCATGTGGATGCCGCGTTTGGTGTGCGTCAACGAATTTATCAACGCTATGCTGAGGCGTTAGCCGTGGTGCCAGGGGTATCGTTGTTGCAGGCGGATGCGCAAACCGAATGGAATTACGCCTACTGCCCGCTGTTTATCCACCCGGAACACTTTCCGCTGACGCGCGACCAGCTTTATCAACAGATGAAGGACGCAGGGATTTACGCCCGTCGCTACTTCTATCCACTGATTTCGCAGTTCCCGATGTATAAAGGTTATGAGTCGTCTCATCCTGACAATCTGCCGGTTGCCAGTGCCACTTCCCAGCAGGTGCTGTGCCTGCCGATCCATCCCACGCTGACTGAGACAGAGCAAGTGCGCATTATTGATATTGTGTTGGCAGCCAGTCAGACCGCGGCGGCCTGAGAACGGCTCCCCCCGAAAGGGGGGAGCAAAGTGTTAGCGCATTAACCGGTCGCAGTGGCGGGATGGGAAAGCAAGTCCAGCAGCGTTACTGGCTGGTGTAACGTGGCACTGCGTTGGGCTTTTTCGAGAAAATTCAGCCCGCTCAGTGCCGTATCAATACCCTGACTGTAGTCGTTGTGTTCGCCACGTAAACTCTGGGCGATATCCGCATAGTAGTTAGCAAAGGCTTCGATAAATCCAGCCGGATGACCTGCCTTGAAGCGGCAGTAGCGTGGCAGGTTAGCGATGCGGTTGGCATTATCGGTACGGTCAATCAAAGTGACCTGGCCGTGCACATTGCTGAGTTTCAGGGTTTCCGGTTCCACCTGTAACCACTCCGCGCTACCTTTATCGCCCATTACCCGGATACGTAAGCCATTGCGGTAACCCAGCGCCGCCTTGCCGTACCAATACTGGCATACCAGACCATCTTCATAGCGGGAAACAGCATGGACGGTGTCGATAATGTTGGGTAACGTCGTGAAGTGGCTATTGATCGCATAGACATCGGTCGCCCGACGTTGCGCAATAAAATCCACTAACTGATGCACATGAACACCGAGATCGAGCGATACCGTGGGGATCACTCCGTCGGACTGACGCCAGCTTTGTGGCCGTGCTACATCCCCGGCCATATTGCGACGGCTAAAGCCCTCCTGCGGCATCTCTACCAGGATCTGCTGGATATTCCCCAGCTCGCCATCGGCAATGCGCTGGCGCAGCTCGCGCACCATTG is part of the Pantoea phytobeneficialis genome and harbors:
- a CDS encoding radical SAM/SPASM domain-containing protein — protein: MNYFDQISFGSDESIMNLLDNRRSALLTDIQKQIMFKRHVEIVNLELSYSCNRKCDYCPVSFSNRQSVQRFMDQTLLEKICHELAAVRYENRISLNLYNEPLMDLALESKIALIKRTLPYTHVAFNSNGDYLDSERLATLAESGLDAICVTLHPNANVIQSASSICRRVHKIVERLGCEHLFADFSVDDVTQSTNIEFSLRGVKIKVQWPDWRKSGTNRAGLLTEHVASSAIRTQPCVKPFREFTIFYDGTVQPCCESFLDDKTNLASAGSLQTLSIYDIYAGKMLSNFRKGLFDFGLKKGICASCTVADYSREEDDAERKRILQAL
- a CDS encoding glycosyltransferase, with the protein product MNHSPLVSIIITAHVPVWLEGSLKSALAQDYPHCEILVSDTSGKQFIGQRLQPYLNQPGHTVRHLIFPAGYSTALAEAIHSAQGKYIKLLSFADQLAPQCVSTMVQVLESLPQAVLAVSKRKRLDAGGEDVADTLSTAAFLPQPGLVKGTDLLRYQCRLSYNLIGDLSATLIRRECLLALMPEPEALFTLENETLAPAGALVLYSKLLAQGDAVWFPTPLCAVRVSDVHPQPHQIEDDEPARTSRERVIQFLRQASWQSSAKGPSELISVAPLSQPAAFTQHNVRQLQYHALSLSTLFHWNAVRSLKPVHQAALQQLSDRSPQPASLAIIIIVTPENVEQLNDTLTSLSDFSSPLLVLTPLLVGEVTDNTQGAPAWPASAESRLAIINQLIAEQTYTWLMCVEAGTRFNLSGLMALSTTLPSRDDVLALYADEYFYIEQQPAGLAFRPDFNLDMLLSSPKSMARHWLFRRELLLAAEGFDINFNQSAELDLIVKLIESQGLNVVGHLAEPLLTAHLRPRDIAQDAQIIQRHLHNRGYAEAEIALDGYYNYRLRYNHADQPKVSIIILAGESLAALITCVTTLMEKTRYQHYELMIVADNQRSQERDNWLEAIATVDVERIRVVRYDGEWHQGAMANLAAEHAQGEYLMFLHSELAITDGEWLANLLNHAQRPEVAIVGGKQLSADNKVRHAGFVLGVNGIAGDVFRGQDDKAPSALGRLHLDQNYSAVSGDFMLVRFTVFAALNGFDETLTLFTDVDLCLRARNQGYLTVWTPYARVLRAADRKRPFAGVSIQAAARLKQQEEDLLLQRWLPLVGRDPAYNTNLSQRGRHFDISNDSEMCWQPVRSAGLPQLLLHHSDTAGCGHYRMLQPLHAMQMEGKAQGNASLSLLNLSEVAQYRPDSLIIQRRYAPAFHTWIERAGKIPEMFKVFELDDYILNLPMKHYNRANFRQEVSGHLRKSLSYFDRFVVSTQPLAEALSSFHPDIQVVLNRLPVNWWGGLHSLRGQGRKPRVGWAGGSSHQGDLEMIADVVKALANEVEWVFMGMCPEKLRPYVHEHHSGVDISLYPATLAALNLDLALAPVEDNIFNDCKSNLRLMEYGACGIPVVCSDVQCYRHTNLPVTRVKNRFKDWVDAIRMHLNDLNESERTGLALQRQVREEWMLKGTHVDNWLKAWSA
- a CDS encoding glycosyltransferase family 2 protein is translated as MMTTIQDENFPYFIIAPDYRDSSAGVQVMHRLCHLLNESGRRAWMVNCKVNPEWNTPAVTGKELRDYRLRGGLFIAVYPEVVSGNPHQAPVVVRYMLNRESAINGNTLQDKVGDLFYWYRPEFAAKHHHANILNIECYDLDLFCDEQRKRNRDVLYLNRVPESAVDFASLPADIQILSMRNPLSLPQLAEILKTTRTLYTYESSGTGLLAVLCGCPVVALTARGYEQHAVTPATINDLNGLGYCWDDKPGTLERVRSNIGEMHDVLLERRKQTASQLDHLVSSSQQAAREFQQTVWEGRLENWLVNRSLTPALKSKLQFTQMPRLLITIFDDAEHPDRLSLTLDTLAERPAYVAVVIVSSRQDAARQGVEVVALTHWRGWLARQVAEDTFDWLQCIPAGGFYSAECWPGLAHFLASQTQVQAVYADELWLDANGEPVPHLKPQWDWDLFSNAPEIYLKRCLLARSAFAQWLDTAHLTQALDVSVLQQLYLHAGVMAIRHYPDLICILPQPQVHTEESDEAAQALNALTIQRGYPTASVEVQPGLPMRVVYHHRAQPLVSLILLAGNKLAALERAITSLLQYNAWANTELLVINHQHSDSTINTWLEGLASIDPARIRVINLTVGWQPVILRNRASQHAKGEFLCFIEPHLIFFSDNWLSALMNHAQRQEVAVVGPKLIHTEQHILSAGIIGGYRGLAGHIGKGERWDSMIAAGFLQSDRYSRLLDGQCLVVRQTCWHEMKGLDESYGDIALAEIDFFLKVAQAGYLSIWTPHSVVATDADARGFNPSSVEASHLQQQWGRSLFCDPGYHPSHSLYGEPFTVDESVKQMWPAFTQANIPRVVWVQGDKGMPASAYLGEILSAMAQQQQIALLTYDALAPWVLVRLQPDMLIISAEVGERQLGHLKSITTMTGCQTYCLPEAGINQQAVQGLLHADWLAGWLVRNEELKLWLQKRKQTVYSLPSLVVMPKLQLGVAPRGTKLRVLCDTLQLSDADKRFFAPVINETAGFIDWVIRGDVPAGWFAGVSEIHRTHSVLVNADDIISLQVNLAVLFRLNNDENRFKDNLPLLHYQAASLPVLCSEHIALAHGGSVAAVRNKDNVWITRLREWHQNVESAVVSPVTRENQSTTNTLATFWQQAGVDLH
- a CDS encoding DegT/DnrJ/EryC1/StrS family aminotransferase, producing MKKIAPHYDNKNILVTSPLLPPLEEFIPYLENIWQSKYLTNGGPYHQALEAALAEYLGVKHICLFSNGTLALMTALQALRIDGEVITTPYSFVATSHSLLWNGIKPVFVDIDPQTCNLDPAKIEAAITPKTSAIMPVHCYGLPCDTDAIQRIADTYGLRVIYDAAHAFAVKREGVSILNHGDLSVLSFHATKVFNTFEGGAIICPDEKIKRRIDYLKNFGFADETTVVAAGINGKMSEFQAAFGMLQLKHVDAAFGVRQRIYQRYAEALAVVPGVSLLQADAQTEWNYAYCPLFIHPEHFPLTRDQLYQQMKDAGIYARRYFYPLISQFPMYKGYESSHPDNLPVASATSQQVLCLPIHPTLTETEQVRIIDIVLAASQTAAA
- a CDS encoding Gfo/Idh/MocA family protein — translated: MTQPLRIAFLGGGINSAIGQTHKIAAQMDGEFHLVAGCFSRDAQINQQTAQIWGIATDRLYDHYEALLAAEHSQLDAVVILLPTPHHLDVIVRCLEYGVAVICEKALVESVASALVVSHTLQRTGGRLFVTYNYSGYPMVRELRQRIADGELGNIQQILVEMPQEGFSRRNMAGDVARPQSWRQSDGVIPTVSLDLGVHVHQLVDFIAQRRATDVYAINSHFTTLPNIIDTVHAVSRYEDGLVCQYWYGKAALGYRNGLRIRVMGDKGSAEWLQVEPETLKLSNVHGQVTLIDRTDNANRIANLPRYCRFKAGHPAGFIEAFANYYADIAQSLRGEHNDYSQGIDTALSGLNFLEKAQRSATLHQPVTLLDLLSHPATATG